The genomic interval AAGTAATAACAAAAATTGATAATATAGCTATTGGAATAATAAATACTACAAGTTTTTTTGAAGATTTTGTGATTGAATTGATAACATTTTTATAGTTTTTTAAATAAGTGAGATTATCTGACTTTATATCTATATTATTAAAATTATTTAAAAGATTTCTATTATAAAAATATAAAAGAACCATTAAAAAAGAAGCATATATTCCTATAATGGCATTAGAAAATACAGACATTACGATTGCAAAAACAAGTGCTAAAGGTAGTAAGCTTTTATTGTCAATTTCATAAGTTCGTTTTATTTTATCAATTATTGATTTTGATTTTTGGTTATATAAATCATTTACTTTTGGTATTACTAATGAGTCTTCTTTAATAAAGGATTCATTCCAAATTTTTTCAATTGATTTTTCCATCTAATATTATTTTTAATTGTTTTTTTATTCTATTAATTCGAACAGCAATGTTATTAGAGCTTGTTCCTAATATATTTGCTATTTCTTGATAAGGATTTTCTTCTAAGTGCAATAAAATTATAGCTCTGTCAACATTAGATAATTTTTTAATTGCTTCATACAATAAATTTAAGTTTTCATTCTCAAAAGCTAGATTAGATTCAGATTTTTCTTTAATAAGTTCTTCTCTTTTAATTTTTCTATTCTTTTTCTTAGAAAGTGTTAAACAAATATTTAATGTAATTCTATATATCCATGTACTCCATTTAGATTTTTCTTGAAAAGCATTTCTACTTTTCCAAATTTGTAAGCAAACCTCTTGATAAAAATCTTCAAAATCTTCTTGAGTATCTGTATAGGCTCTGCAGATTTTAATTATAATACCTGAATATGGTAAAATTGATGATGTGTAAAAATCGTTACTCAAATTGTTTTTATTGTTTAGTATTCTTCAAATTAAAAATATTACAAGAAATTATATTTATTTTTTTGAAATAAAAAAATCCACACAAAATATGTGCGGATTTTCTTATTAAAATTAAGTGTTAGCTGTAAATTTATTTTGTTCTAACACCTACAAAATTATCAGACTTCAATTTAAATAATACATTAAAAGTGGTTAAGCTTCCATAGATTCTAGTAATGTACTGTTGTAAATCAATTTTATCTTGATCGTCTAACGTTTTACTTGAATTTATTTTTTGTTCCATCACTCTAATTCTATCTCTAACCATCACAATTTTATGGAAAAAAGTATCGATAGGGATTTCTTTCTCTGATAAATTAGAATCTTGTGGACGTAAAATAAGTGTTCCTTTTTTCCATCTATCTGCAATAGGAGCAATCTCTGTAACATCAGACCATTTTTGCAAAATGTCTTTTAAAGATTTTTCAACTTCGTAAAAACTAACAGTATCAACTTCATCTTCAACAGCATCAATCACTTCAAATTCACTTTCGATATCAATTGTTTCTAATCCATTTTTAATAAATGTTACCCAATAATGTTTACTTGTAACATTAGTTACAACACCAGAACCAAATTCTGAATGCTCAATTCTTGAGCCTATTCCTAATAATTTCATGTACTTTTTAATTTTTATTTAAAGATAATGATTTTAATAATTATCTGAAGGCATTACCTTCTACATATTCCTTCTATATTGTCCACCAACTTTAAATAAAGCTTCAGTAATTTGACCTAAAGAACAAACTTTTGTAGCTTCCATAAGTTTGTCAAATAAATTTTCATTCTGAATTGCTGCTTCTTGTAAAATTGCAATTTGCTCAACAACTTTAGTAGGATTTGCTTTATTAAGACTTTCTTTTGTATTAATTTGAAATTTCTTTTCATCTTCAGTAGCTCTAATAACTTCAGCAGGTTGAACTGTTGGCGATCCTTTAGAACTCAAAAAAGTGTTCACTCCAATAATTGGGAAATCACCATTATGTTTTAGCGTCTCATAATACAAACTTTCTTCCTGAATTTTAGAACGCTGATACATCGTTTCCATCGCTCCTAAAACACCACCACGTTCGGTAATTCTATCAAATTCTTCTAAAACAGCAGCTTCTACTAAATCAGTTAATTCTTCAATAATATAAGCACCTTGAATCGGATTTTCGTTTTTTGTCAATCCTAATTCTTTATTAATAATTAACTGAATTGCCATTGCTCTTCTCACAGAATCTTCTGTAGGTGTTGTTATCGCTTCATCGTAAGCGTTTGTATGTAAAGAATTGCAATTGTCGTAAATAGCATATAAAGCTTGAAGCGTAGTTCTAATGTCGTTAAAATCAATTTCTTGCGCGTGTAAAGAACGTCCAGAAGTTTGAATATGATACTTTAACATTTGCGCTCTTGGATTAGCGCCATATTTAAGTTTCATTGCTTTTGCCCAAATTTTACGAGCAACTCTACCTATAACAGCATATTCTGGATCAATTCCGTTTGAGAAGAAAAATGATAAGTTTGGACCAAATTTATTAATGTCCATTCCTCGACTTAAATAATATTCTACATAAGTAAAACCATTAGATAAAGTCAGTGCTAATTGAGTTATAGGATTTGCGCCAGCTTCTGCAATATGATAGCCAGAAATAGAAACTGAATAAAAATTACGAACTTGTTTTTCAATGAAATATTCCTGAACATCACCCATTAAACGTAAGGCAAATTCAGTTGAAAAAATACAGGTGTTTTGTGCTTGATCTTCTTTTAAAATATCAGCTTGAACCGTTCCTCTAACTTGCGCTAACGTATCTTTTTTTATTTGTTGATATACTTCTGATGGTAATACTAAATCACCAGTTAAACCTAAAAGAAGTAACCCTAAACCATTATTTCCTTCTGGTAATTTCCCTTGATATATTGGTCTTTCTAATCCTTTATAATCATAAACTTCTTTGAATTTTTCTTCAACATTTTTTTCAAGTTGATGTTCTTTGATGTATTTCTCACAATTTTGATCGATTGCCGCATTCATAAAGAATCCCAATAGCATTGGTGCTGGACCGTTAATCGTCATAGAAACTGATGTCATTTGGTGACTCAAATCGAAGCCAGAATATAATTTTTTAGCATCATCTAAACAGCAAATTGAAACGCCTGCATTCCCAATTTTACCGTAAATATCTGGTCTATGACCAGGATCGTTTCCGTATAAAGTAACAGAATCAAAAGCTGTAGAAAGTCTTTTAGCATCCATTCCTAAACTCACATAATGAAAACGTCTGTTAGTTCTTTCTGGACCACCTTCGCCAGCAAACATACGAGTTGGATCTTCACCAGTTCTTTTAAACGGATATAATCCAGCAGTATAAGGGAATTCTCCAGGAACAT from Lutibacter sp. Hel_I_33_5 carries:
- a CDS encoding RNA polymerase sigma factor; its protein translation is MSNDFYTSSILPYSGIIIKICRAYTDTQEDFEDFYQEVCLQIWKSRNAFQEKSKWSTWIYRITLNICLTLSKKKNRKIKREELIKEKSESNLAFENENLNLLYEAIKKLSNVDRAIILLHLEENPYQEIANILGTSSNNIAVRINRIKKQLKIILDGKIN